The following are encoded together in the Flammeovirga agarivorans genome:
- the porX gene encoding T9SS response regulator signal transducer PorX yields the protein MSQQRILWADDEIELLKPHILFLTKKGYDVTPVLSGLDAIEKCEEEEFDIIFLDENMPGMTGLEALEQIKRIKPSLPVVMITKSEEEYIMEDAIGAKIADYLIKPINPKQILLSVKKLLDKKKLVDEKTNSAYQQDFQSIMMSFMNDMDWEDWVETYKKIVYWDLAINQTENKSMSEVFEMQKNEANHNFCRFIKDNYIDWMEEPDERPILSHELLAEKVFPYVKENDNSTFFILIDNLRYDQWKVIEPLVADLFSIKEDVYCPILPTTTAYARNAIFSGLMPSEIEATYPEWWVNDNDEESKNNYEEELLGEQLLRHGIKDKYSYNKIIRASQGKQVNDQINALMHKKFNAVVYNFVDMLSHARTDTNMVRELAPDEAAYRSITKSWFEHSTLYEMLKMLSEKDCKVFITTDHGTVRTRKPYKIVGDRETNTNLRYKQGKNLSYNKKNVLVARHPEDFGLPKTEVSTSYVFATEDYFFAYPNNYNYYVSYYKDTFQHGGISIDEMIIPFIELGKK from the coding sequence ATGAGTCAACAACGTATTTTATGGGCCGATGACGAGATTGAATTATTAAAACCGCATATTCTTTTCTTAACTAAAAAAGGGTATGATGTAACTCCTGTTTTAAGTGGTCTCGACGCAATCGAAAAATGTGAGGAAGAAGAATTTGATATCATTTTCTTGGATGAAAACATGCCTGGTATGACAGGCCTTGAAGCCTTAGAGCAGATTAAACGAATTAAACCTAGTCTTCCTGTAGTAATGATCACTAAAAGTGAGGAAGAATACATTATGGAAGATGCTATTGGTGCAAAAATCGCTGACTACCTTATTAAACCTATCAATCCAAAACAGATACTATTATCTGTAAAAAAACTACTGGATAAGAAAAAATTAGTCGACGAAAAAACCAATTCTGCCTATCAACAAGATTTCCAAAGCATCATGATGTCTTTCATGAATGATATGGATTGGGAAGATTGGGTAGAAACTTATAAAAAGATTGTATACTGGGACCTTGCCATCAATCAGACAGAAAATAAAAGTATGAGTGAGGTCTTTGAAATGCAGAAGAATGAAGCGAATCATAACTTCTGTCGGTTTATCAAAGACAATTATATCGACTGGATGGAAGAGCCAGATGAAAGACCTATATTGTCTCATGAGTTACTTGCCGAAAAAGTATTCCCATACGTAAAAGAAAATGACAATAGTACTTTCTTTATCCTGATAGATAACCTTCGCTATGATCAATGGAAAGTAATTGAGCCATTAGTTGCAGACTTATTCTCAATAAAAGAAGATGTTTATTGTCCAATTCTTCCAACAACCACAGCGTATGCTAGAAATGCTATTTTCTCTGGTTTAATGCCATCAGAAATTGAAGCTACATATCCTGAATGGTGGGTAAATGATAACGATGAAGAAAGTAAAAACAACTATGAGGAAGAACTTTTAGGAGAACAACTACTTCGTCATGGTATCAAAGATAAATACTCTTACAACAAGATTATTAGAGCTTCACAAGGCAAGCAGGTAAATGATCAAATCAATGCCTTAATGCATAAGAAGTTCAATGCTGTAGTGTATAACTTCGTTGATATGCTTTCACATGCAAGAACAGACACCAATATGGTTCGTGAACTTGCTCCAGATGAAGCTGCCTACCGCTCTATCACAAAATCATGGTTCGAGCACTCCACACTTTATGAAATGCTAAAAATGCTTTCAGAAAAAGATTGTAAGGTCTTTATCACTACTGATCATGGTACTGTAAGAACGCGTAAACCTTACAAAATTGTTGGTGATAGAGAAACCAATACCAACTTGAGGTACAAGCAAGGTAAAAACCTTTCTTACAATAAAAAGAATGTTTTAGTGGCCAGACATCCAGAAGACTTTGGCTTGCCAAAAACTGAAGTATCTACCTCATATGTTTTTGCAACAGAAGATTATTTCTTTGCTTACCCTAATAACTACAACTATTATGTTAGTTATTACAAGGATACATTCCAACATGGAGGCATTTCTATTGATGAAATGATTATACCATTTATTGAATTAGGTAAGAAATAA
- a CDS encoding AlbA family DNA-binding domain-containing protein codes for MDLKFLKQLVNQGEGFKIEFKKKAADPLKIMKEVVAFANKYGGYLIVGVADDGRIDGFTDVDGELFVLEKAIKSRLSVKIDYTVYKVQVSAMRQVLVIEIPPSTKQPVFLLYNLKRRIGKPYIRVEDKSVQMSKVIRRLLKERSKSEEHVVSFGEIERKVLQLIDQKGYVTVDELVKLDMDESEVVEAIIHMCLANILQEVPREVNDRFIIHPSSKLAWNT; via the coding sequence ATGGATCTCAAGTTTTTAAAACAGTTGGTCAATCAAGGAGAGGGGTTTAAGATTGAGTTTAAGAAGAAAGCGGCCGACCCTTTAAAAATAATGAAAGAGGTAGTTGCCTTTGCCAATAAGTATGGTGGCTACTTGATAGTTGGTGTTGCAGACGATGGTAGAATAGATGGTTTTACTGATGTAGATGGAGAATTGTTTGTGTTAGAAAAAGCCATTAAATCAAGGTTGTCTGTAAAAATCGATTATACTGTTTATAAGGTACAAGTTTCTGCAATGCGTCAAGTATTGGTAATCGAAATCCCGCCAAGTACAAAGCAGCCTGTATTCTTACTATATAATCTAAAAAGAAGAATAGGTAAACCTTATATTAGGGTAGAAGATAAAAGTGTTCAGATGAGTAAAGTGATTCGAAGATTACTTAAAGAAAGAAGTAAATCGGAGGAACATGTTGTCTCATTTGGAGAAATTGAAAGGAAGGTACTCCAATTAATAGATCAGAAAGGGTATGTAACTGTTGATGAACTAGTAAAATTGGATATGGATGAAAGTGAAGTTGTTGAGGCCATCATTCATATGTGCCTAGCAAATATATTACAGGAAGTTCCTAGGGAAGTAAATGATAGGTTTATTATACATCCATCATCTAAACTTGCTTGGAATACATAA
- the bamE gene encoding outer membrane protein assembly factor BamE domain-containing protein produces the protein MKYLKQITFLGLIACNSLMFSCAKPSGITQDEFDMKTWKNDPNACHGDREKLEKDFISVKDKLLGSGISEVRSVLGKPDRVDLDKRSTKQYVYYVTSGSQCGSTGNVEGKRYKIYFDALETVREVAPIL, from the coding sequence ATGAAATATTTAAAACAGATTACTTTTTTAGGCTTAATTGCTTGCAACTCATTAATGTTTTCTTGTGCAAAACCATCTGGAATAACACAAGATGAGTTTGATATGAAAACATGGAAAAATGATCCGAATGCTTGTCATGGTGATAGAGAAAAATTAGAAAAAGACTTTATCTCTGTGAAAGATAAATTATTAGGATCAGGTATCTCTGAAGTAAGATCTGTTTTAGGAAAGCCTGATAGAGTAGATTTAGACAAACGTTCTACTAAACAATATGTCTATTATGTGACATCAGGTTCGCAGTGTGGATCAACGGGTAATGTAGAGGGGAAAAGGTATAAAATTTATTTTGATGCACTTGAAACTGTACGTGAAGTAGCTCCAATACTGTAA